In one Mucilaginibacter sp. PAMB04168 genomic region, the following are encoded:
- a CDS encoding cryptochrome/photolyase family protein: MAKILRLILGDQLHSNHSWYRQVNPNVTYVMLEVMQEQAYVMHHVQKILAFFAAMRNFAHQLAKKGHQVIYVKLDDDYNLQDFENNITRIIQKEQITRFEYQLPDEYRLDEQLKQICTRLSIETDSADTEHFLTERLDVQNFFGGKKRYLMEAFYRHMREKLHILMNGDEPLGDRWNFDADNRKKYDGKVPLEPPLLYNHDVSSLKGMIDQMKVRYFGEVDAAHLVWPLSRQEAFKSLDYFCEHLLPHFGTYEDAMLQEHISLFHSRMSFAQNVKLISPVEIVTQVLQHYQHNKDVISLAQVEGYIRQVIGWREFMRGIYWAHMPGYDEKNFFNHQTEIPHWFWDGKTKMNCLNKCIGQSLNEAWAHHIQRLMVIGNFCLLAGIDPDDVDAWYLGIYIDAIQWVEITNTRGMSQFADGGIIGSKPYVASAAYINKMSDYCKHCHYDYKKKTGDKACPYNSLYWNFFDRNAEKLQNNPRIGMAYVTLKKMKPDEKEKIMQQAETYLDDLNNL; this comes from the coding sequence ATGGCCAAAATCCTCCGTTTAATTCTTGGCGATCAGCTACACAGTAATCATAGCTGGTACAGGCAGGTTAACCCTAACGTAACCTACGTTATGCTCGAAGTGATGCAGGAGCAGGCCTATGTAATGCACCACGTGCAAAAGATACTTGCGTTTTTTGCAGCCATGCGCAACTTTGCACACCAGCTTGCCAAGAAAGGCCACCAGGTTATTTATGTAAAGCTCGATGATGATTATAATCTGCAGGATTTCGAAAATAACATAACGCGTATAATACAAAAAGAGCAAATTACCCGCTTTGAATACCAATTACCAGATGAGTACCGGCTGGATGAGCAGCTTAAGCAAATTTGCACGCGCCTCAGTATCGAAACGGACAGTGCCGATACCGAACACTTTTTGACCGAGCGCCTGGATGTACAAAACTTTTTTGGCGGTAAAAAGCGTTACCTCATGGAAGCCTTTTACAGGCACATGCGCGAAAAATTGCACATTTTGATGAATGGCGACGAACCTTTAGGCGACCGCTGGAATTTTGACGCCGATAACCGTAAAAAGTACGATGGCAAAGTTCCGCTTGAGCCACCGTTGTTATACAACCATGATGTAAGCAGTCTTAAGGGTATGATTGACCAGATGAAGGTGCGATATTTTGGCGAGGTAGACGCCGCGCATTTGGTTTGGCCGCTTTCGCGGCAAGAGGCCTTCAAATCGCTCGATTACTTTTGTGAGCACCTGTTGCCGCATTTTGGAACCTATGAGGATGCGATGTTGCAGGAGCATATCAGCTTGTTTCATTCGCGCATGTCGTTTGCGCAAAATGTTAAATTAATATCACCGGTAGAGATCGTGACCCAGGTGCTGCAGCATTACCAGCACAATAAAGATGTGATTAGTTTGGCGCAGGTTGAAGGTTACATTAGGCAGGTGATTGGCTGGCGCGAGTTTATGCGGGGTATATATTGGGCTCATATGCCTGGGTATGATGAAAAGAACTTTTTTAACCATCAAACCGAAATTCCGCACTGGTTTTGGGATGGCAAAACCAAAATGAACTGCCTGAATAAATGCATCGGCCAATCGCTTAATGAGGCATGGGCACACCACATACAGCGTTTAATGGTTATTGGTAATTTTTGCCTGCTGGCCGGTATTGATCCTGATGATGTAGACGCCTGGTACCTGGGCATTTATATTGATGCCATACAATGGGTAGAGATTACTAACACCCGGGGCATGAGCCAGTTTGCCGATGGCGGCATCATAGGGTCAAAGCCCTATGTGGCATCTGCAGCCTACATTAACAAAATGAGCGACTACTGCAAGCATTGCCATTACGATTATAAAAAGAAAACAGGAGATAAGGCTTGCCCATACAATAGCCTGTATTGGAACTTTTTTGACCGCAATGCGGAAAAGTTGCAAAACAATCCTCGCATAGGTATGGCTTATGTTACTCTCAAAAAAATGAAGCCTGATGAGAAAGAAAAGATTATGCAGCAGGCCGAAACCTATCTGGATGATTTAAACAATCTATAA